From the Anaeromyxobacter dehalogenans 2CP-1 genome, the window GCCGGATGCGAGGGTTCCCGCAGGCAGACCATCGTCGGGACCCGCGCCTGGCGGTGAGCGCGCCCGCCGTGCTCGCCGCGAGCGACGGCCGCTGGGACGTCATCGCCGAGGACTTCGCCGCCGGCGGCTGCCGCGTGGTGTCGCCGGTGCCGCTCCGGCTCGGCACCGCCGCCTACCTGACGCTGCAGCTCCCCTCCGGCGCCGGCCACGTGGCCGCCACCGCCACCGTCGCCTGGAACACCGCCGCGCCGCCGTGGCGGATGGGCTTCGCGTTCGCGCGCTCGGGCGGCGAGGAGCGCGCGCGCCAGGTCCGGACGCTGCTCGACGCGAACCCGCGGCTCGGCCGCCGCCCGCCGCCGCTCCGTCCGAGCGCGCGGCTGCGGCTCGGCACGCCGCCCGACCCGTGCCCGGTGTTCACGCGCGACGAGCGGGTGGTGCTGCGGGCCGCCCGCGACGCGCTGGCGGCGCGCGAGCTGTTCGGCCGCCACGCGGTCCGCGCGGTCGAGCTCCGCCGCGCGCTGCAGGGGCTCATGCTGCACGGCTGGGTGCAGACCGGCGCGCCGCGCGCCACCGACCGGCGCTGGTCGGCGGTGCTGGCGGAGGCGATCTCCACCGGGGGTGGACGCGCCACCCGCGACCGCCCCGCCGACGGCGCCGGCTACCGCCCGCTGCGCGGCCGCCGGGCCCAGGCGTTCGTGGACCTGGCCCGCGCCGAGAGCGCCGAGGGGCACGACGCGTCCGCGGTGGAGTGGCTGCAGGCCGCGCTGGCCGCGTCCCCCGAGGACCCGTTCATCCTCGCCGCGCTCGACGCGCTCACCGTGGGTCACGCCCGCGGCTGAGGGAGGACGTCACGGGCTGCGCCCCGCCCCTCGGAGCGGAGCTGCGGACCCCTGACTCGCGGGCGCGGCCGAACGCCGCGCGGACCCGTCCCCCTCCCCCGCCCTGGGCTCCGCCGCCTCTGGTAGGCTCCTCCGGAAGGAGGGGTCATGGAGCACGCATCGCGCCGGTTCCGCGAGGAGCTTCGCCGGGAGCTCCCGCGCTGGCAGCAGGACGGGCTGGTCTCGCCCGACGCGGCCGCGGCGCTCTGGTCGCGCTACCGGCTGGCCGAGGCCGAGCCGGCGTCCGGGCCGGGCCTCCTGCCGGTGTACGCGCTGGGCGCGCTGCTGGTGGGCGCGGGCGTGGTGTCGCTGGTGGCCTGGCACTGGGAGGAGATGGGCCCGGCGCTCCAGCTCGCGGTCATCGGCGCGGCCATGGTGGCGAGCCACGCCGGCGGCGTGGCGCTGTGGCGCGGCCGCGCGCCGCGGCTCGGGCACGCGCTCACCCTGCTCGGCACCGTGATCTTCGGCGCGAACGTGGGGCTGGTGGCGCAGATCTTCCACGTGAGCGGCGTGTGGTGGGGCGGGTTCGCCGCGTTCGCGGCGGGCGCGCTCGCCGCAGGCGTCGCCTACCCCAGCCTGCCGCACCTGCTGCTCGGCGCGATCCTCGCGCTGTGGGTGGCGGGGCCCGGCCTCGCCCACGATCACCCCGGGCCCGGCCTCGCCGCCGTCTGGGTGCTCTCGCCCGCGCTGGTGGCGCTGGCCTGGCGCGAGCGGTCGCGCGCGCTCGCGGTGGTGGCGGCGCTCGGGCTCGCGGTCGTCTCCGGGGCCGGGCTGTTCGGCGCGCGCCTGGACCGCGGCTGGGTGCTGGTGGTGCTGTGCCTGGCGGCCGCGCTCTGCGCGACCCCGCTCGCCGCCGCCCCGCTCGCCTCGCGCTCCGACACCGGCGCGCGGCTCTCGGGGGCGCTGCGGGTCACCGGGCGGCTGCTGTTCTACGCCGCCGCCGCGGTGCTCTCCTTCACCGAGCTCGCCCACGAGCTGCGCTTCCGCGGCGCGGTGCCCGGACTCATCCTGGCGGCCGCCGCGCCCGCCGCCGCGTTCGCGGTCGCGGCGCTCGCCATCGGGCTCCGCCGCCCGGAGGTGGACCCGCTCGCGCGCGGCGAGGCGATGCTGGTGGGCGCGACCGTCGTCGCGCTCGCCGCCGGCCTGTCGCTCGAGACCGGCACCGGCACCGCGCTCGTCGCGAACCTGGCCATCGCGTTCCTCGCGGCGGGGCGCATCGTGCGCGGGCTCTCCGGCCTGCGCCGCGCGCCGTTCTGGGAGGGGATGGCGGTCGCGGGCGCGCTCACGCTCGTCCGCTTCATCTCCATCGACACCGGCCTCTGGCTGAAGGGCGCCGGCTTCATCGCCTGCGGCGCGGCGGTGCTGCTCGGCGGCATCGCGTTCGAGCGCCGGCGCGCCCGCGCCGCGGAGGTGACCCATGCTGCGTGACCGCTCGCCGGGCTGGGGCCGCCTCGCCCTGGTCCTCGCCGTCCAGCTCGCCATCCTCGCGGCCATCCCGTTCCGCCAGGCGCGGGCCCGGCTCGCCGGCGAGGACGTGGTGCTGGAGAGCATGCCGGTCGATCCGCTCGACCCGCTGTCCGGCTACTACGTCGCGCTCGCCTGGCGCGCCGAGCGCGACGCCGGCGCGTGGCAGGGCCCGGGCGACGGCGCCTGGCTGGTGATCCGCCGGGGCGCGCCGGCCTGGGTGGGCGAGGCGTGCCTGGGCGAGCGCCCGCCGCCGGAGCCGGACCGGCTCGCCATCCGCGCCGAGCGCGCCGGCGACGGGTGCCGCATCCCCGCGGCGCAGCGCTTCTACATCCCCGAGGCGCGGCGCGCCGAGGTCGAGGCGGCCATGCGCGAGACCGGCCGCAAGGCGCTGGTGGACGCGCGCGTGGACGCGGCCGGCAACGTGGTGCTGCTCCGCCTGCGCGCCGGCACCACGGTCGTCGGCCGCTAGCGCGGCTCGGGCGGCTCCGGCGGCGCCAGCGGGACGGCCAGCCGCGCCACCGTGCCGCCGCCCTCGCGGTCGGCGAGCGCGAGCGCGCCGCCGTGCGCGTCCGCGACCTTCTTCGCGAGCGCGAGGCCGAGCCCGGTGCCCTTCTCCTTGGTGGTGAAGAACGGCCGGAACAGGCTGGCCCGCGCCTGCGGCCCCAGCCCCGCGCCGCGATCCCGCACCTCGAACACCGCCTCGCCGCCCACCGCGCGCACCGACAGCTCCACCTCGGTCGCGGCCGGCGACGCCTCGACCGCGTTCCGCACCAGGTTCACGAGCGCGCGCCGGAGCTGCTCGCGGTCGGCCCGCGCCTCGCCCGAGCCCTTCACGCCGAGCGACACCTGCCGCGCCGCCGCGAGCGGCGCCGCGATCTCCGCCACCTCCGCCAGCAGCGCCCCGAGCTCGACCGCCTCGCGCACCGGCGGGCGCGTCCGGGCGTAGTCGAGGAACTCCTCGACCACCTTCGAGAGCGCCGCCAGCTCGGAGCGGATGCGGGCCACGTGCGCCGCCTCGGGCCGGCCCTCCAGCTCCTCCGAGAGGATCCCGGCGAACAGGTCGAGCGCGCCGAGCGGGTTCCGGACCTCGTGCGCGATCCCGGCGAGCAG encodes:
- a CDS encoding PilZ domain-containing protein yields the protein MRGFPQADHRRDPRLAVSAPAVLAASDGRWDVIAEDFAAGGCRVVSPVPLRLGTAAYLTLQLPSGAGHVAATATVAWNTAAPPWRMGFAFARSGGEERARQVRTLLDANPRLGRRPPPLRPSARLRLGTPPDPCPVFTRDERVVLRAARDALAARELFGRHAVRAVELRRALQGLMLHGWVQTGAPRATDRRWSAVLAEAISTGGGRATRDRPADGAGYRPLRGRRAQAFVDLARAESAEGHDASAVEWLQAALAASPEDPFILAALDALTVGHARG
- a CDS encoding DUF2157 domain-containing protein, coding for MEHASRRFREELRRELPRWQQDGLVSPDAAAALWSRYRLAEAEPASGPGLLPVYALGALLVGAGVVSLVAWHWEEMGPALQLAVIGAAMVASHAGGVALWRGRAPRLGHALTLLGTVIFGANVGLVAQIFHVSGVWWGGFAAFAAGALAAGVAYPSLPHLLLGAILALWVAGPGLAHDHPGPGLAAVWVLSPALVALAWRERSRALAVVAALGLAVVSGAGLFGARLDRGWVLVVLCLAAALCATPLAAAPLASRSDTGARLSGALRVTGRLLFYAAAAVLSFTELAHELRFRGAVPGLILAAAAPAAAFAVAALAIGLRRPEVDPLARGEAMLVGATVVALAAGLSLETGTGTALVANLAIAFLAAGRIVRGLSGLRRAPFWEGMAVAGALTLVRFISIDTGLWLKGAGFIACGAAVLLGGIAFERRRARAAEVTHAA
- a CDS encoding GDYXXLXY domain-containing protein: MLRDRSPGWGRLALVLAVQLAILAAIPFRQARARLAGEDVVLESMPVDPLDPLSGYYVALAWRAERDAGAWQGPGDGAWLVIRRGAPAWVGEACLGERPPPEPDRLAIRAERAGDGCRIPAAQRFYIPEARRAEVEAAMRETGRKALVDARVDAAGNVVLLRLRAGTTVVGR